A window from Ostrinia nubilalis chromosome 13, ilOstNubi1.1, whole genome shotgun sequence encodes these proteins:
- the LOC135077624 gene encoding transmembrane protein 170A: MYDMLSEFRVSEFDSFVDILRLTSVDPLDTFGEMWYPVFLWSLCSSVFVHTCAALVAFATLRKHKYGKFFPVLLIVMGVVNPVTSGVASSAAVAFIYRAANLKMMPIHAMIWGIGQTVLGAGIGFTRILATL, from the coding sequence ATGTATGACATGTTGTCTGAGTTTCGAGTATCAGAATTTGATTCGTTCGTTGACATACTGCGACTAACATCGGTAGATCCATTGGACACTTTCGGCGAGATGTGGTACCCAGTGTTTTTGTGGTCGTTATGTTCTTCGGTGTTTGTGCATACTTGTGCCGCGCTCGTCGCCTTCGCAACGTTAAGGAAGCACAAATATGGCAAGTTCTTTCCCGTGCTACTAATCGTGATGGGCGTAGTGAATCCAGTGACTTCAGGCGTAGCTAGCAGTGCCGCGGTTGCGTTTATTTACCGGGCAGCCAACTTGAAGATGATGCCCATTCATGCTATGATATGGGGCATCGGACAGACAGTGCTTGGTGCTGGTATTGGGTTTACTAGAATTTTAGCCACTTTGTAA
- the LOC135077623 gene encoding centrosomal protein of 135 kDa: protein MGEAYFNLKRKLEDLGYSNSLPVDAVPLVECILADLLQTTRSLQHYMDLSKEALMQRDSLMLEAEPYKCDNAKLIQENNQLHREVLKLKEENLRLSKEGKRKIKMLSEELAKKEVIVSKLQHDVRDLSLRGLCADTLSSRNKSKRRDGGDTQTSKVCICSDKKPWDLDKDVMELNQKIQLLEEKNEAYNDEVFLLKNQVENRDHEIVRLNILLEGGRSLSAVNKDCCHLNSDGKMQHLLKEIREMETSNELLKKEIEIGLEKQHEAMLRALSLADKNKALQDELQKVDTLALKVEDDCNKRLAAMMNEVNFLQTRIEGLTLKNMELEKEMSQQMLRGSSSGAQKIQELLSGTIKEKEALQREITDLVELNKSLQEKIITLSHISKTASSENIDYRSKDKKCPSKEELLVILDNDRKKYEKHMIDIQDKLSETMSLFNKHLGKCKDKESLRFNSFNDSSYVRDLQNRLCESDQKMLMLKKENEDLKSKMHKSDEGNRQNYKDVISQLNAENTELSKENISLSQQLSQCRSLQSAKLNERGDYGRSDIQKLKAKVDELTYEIQIVNKDKQEYKLRYKEAMETVEKLKGDLAFKQREMEQLQEENVSYKMTHRNGKASVDHLKEECNFLREQIKRMQSDVIKEKTLANQIKNIQLETERSSSEVQNELLSTQKKLCLSKDTIDALEKRCNDLQSEILSLKSDKSNLIDNIRKVDQERDKLVIELDHKTETVSVLEQKLKSQSYEVNKLENEIAELKRKLNVNKVSEHKLSDYESQIAFLNGEILRLTQQLDSSVIENKHLQNSLADTNGTLRLTRIEYDKSRKEVDSLKQQLQHYVAEVRRIEEMLSQKEAERSDMLEQFASLSVEANILENTNHSLESESASKSQQLQSYISKIQSLEAKLMDKESIIENQSARVSAMTCKISSLENEIKLMAEEKIILEQNLTYLKQMCNNLQTENASNSRCAGETDSELKLYENRIKSLSNSKAKLEVEKEEMKENLMTTERLLSNARQEIVELKLALQDATSETKSLQDHVNKLSRKEADIHEATMTRELELPLMLEETIHEVSHEEDDDSLRFHEVHKRFSKYSHSGTI, encoded by the exons ATGGGTGAAGCGTATTTCAACTTGAAACGGAAACTCGAAGATTTGGGTTACAGCAATTCGTTACCAGTCGACGCAGTGCCTTTGGTAGAATGTATTCTTGCAGATTTGCTACAAACCACCCGAAGTCTTCAACACTACATGGATTTGTCAAAGGAAGCTTTGATGCAGCGTGATTCACTAATGTTAGAAGCTGAACCATACAAGTGTGATAATGCTAAGCTTATTCAAGAAAACAATCAGCTTCATAGagaagttttaaaattaaaagaagaaaATCTGCGCCTGTCAAAAGAAGGTAAgagaaagataaaaatgttgtcCGAAGAACTTGCTAAAAAGGAAGTCATTGTAAGTAAATTACAGCATGATGTTAGAGATCTTAGTCTCAGAGGTTTGTGTGCTGATACATTGAGCTCTAGGAACAAGAGCAAAAGGAGAGATGGGGGTGACACCCAGACTTCTAAAGTGTGTATCTGTAGTGATAAGAAACCCTGGGACCTGGATAAAGATGTGATGGAATTAAACCAAAAGATTCAGCTACTAGAAGAAAAGAATGAGGCCTACAATgatgaagtatttttattaaaaaatcaagTGGAAAACAGAGATCATGAAATTGTAAGGTTGAATATTTTGCTAGAAGGAGGCCGCTCCTTATCTGCTGTCAACAAAGATTGCTGTCATTTAAATTCAGATGGAAAAATGCAACATTTATTGAAAGAAATACGTGAAATGGAAACATCAAATGAGTTATTGAAAAAGGAAATTGAAATTGGACTAGAAAAGCAACATGAGGCAATGCTTCGAGCACTGTCACTAGCTGATAAGAACAAGGCATTACAAGATGAGCTACAAAAAGTAGATACATTAGCCCTCAAAGTTGAAGATGACTGCAATAAAAGGTTGGCAGCCATGATGAATGAAGTTAACTTTTTGCAAACCAGAATAGAAGGATTGACATTAAAAAACATGGAGTTGGAGAAAGAAATGTCCCAGCAAATGTTAAGAGGAAGCTCTTCAGGGGCCCAAAAAATTCAGGAGTTACTCAGTGGAACAATAAAAGAAAAGGAAGCTTTACAGAGGGAAATAACAGACTTAGTGGAATTGAATAAGAGCttgcaagaaaaaataataactttgtcTCATATAAGTAAAACTGCTAGCTCAGAAAATATTGACTATAGGTCAAAAGACAAGAAGTGTCCATCAAAGGAAGAACTACTGGTTATACTGGATAAtgatagaaaaaaatatgaaaaacatATGATAGACATTCAAGATAAACTTTCTGAAACTATGAGTTTGTTTAACAAACATTTAGGAAAATGTAAAGACAAAGAAAGTCTTAGATTTAACTCATTCAATGATAGTTCTTATGTTAGAGATCTGCAAAACAGACTTTGTGAAAGTGATCAGAAGATGCTAATGCTAAAAAAAGAGAATGaagatttaaaaagtaaaatgcACAAATCAGATGAAGGTAATAGGCAAAACTATAAAGATGTTATTAGTCAACTGAATGCTGAGAATACTGAATTATCCAAGGAAAACATTTCATTGAGTCAGCAATTAAGTCAATGTAGAAGTTTGCAATCTGCTAAACTCAATGAAAGGGGTGATTATGGCAGATCAGATATTCAAAAATTAAAGGCAAAAGTGGATGAATTAACATATGAAATTCAAATAGTAAACAAAGACAAACAAGAGTATAAACTAAGGTATAAAGAAGCTATGGAGACAGTTGAGAAATTAAAAGGTGACTTAGCATTCAAACAAAGAGAAATGGAGCAATTGCAAGAAGAAAATGTATCTTATAAAATGACACATAGAAACGGAAAAGCTTCAGTAGATCATTTGAAAGAAGAATGTAATTTCTTGAGAGAACAAATAAAAAGGATGCAGTCAGatgtaataaaagaaaaaacattggcaaaccagataaaaaatatacaactaGAGACAGAAAGAAGTAGCAGTGAAGTGCAGAATGAACTATTATCCACTCAGAAGAAACTATGTCTCTCAAAAGATACTATTGATGCTTTAGAGAAGAGATGCAATGATTTACAATCAGAAATACTATCTTTGAAAAGTGATAAATCTAATTTAATTGACAATATAAGGAAAGTTGATCAAGAGCGCGATAAATTAGTAATAGAACTAGACCATAAAACAGAAACTGTAAGTGTTCTGGAGCAGAAGTTAAAGTCACAATCATATGAAGTCAAtaaattagaaaatgaaatagctgaactgaaaagaaaattaaatgtaaacaaaGTATCAGAACATAAACTATCAGACTATGAATCCCAAATTGCATTTTTAAATGGTGAAATATTGAGACTAACACAACAACTTGATTCTTCTGTAATTGAAAATAAGCATTTGCAAAACAGTTTGGCTGATACAAATGGAACTCTTAGACTAACCAGGATTGAGTATGACAAATCTAGAAAAGAAGTGGATAGTTTGAAACAGCAGCTACAGCATTATGTTGCTGAAGTAAGAAGAATTGAGGAAATGTTATCTCAGAAAGAAGCAGAGAGATCTGATATGTTGGAACAGTTTGCTAGTCTTTCTGTAGAAGCAAATATATTGGAGAATACCAATCACTCCTTGGAAAGTGAGTCTGCTTCAAAATCTCAAcaattacaaagttacattaGTAAAATCCAAAGTTTGGAAGCAAAGTTGATGGACAAAGAGAGTATTATAGAAAATCAGTCAGCTCGAGTTTCTGCTATGACTTGCAAAATTAGTTCATTGgagaatgaaataaaacttatGGCAGAGGAAAAGATTATACTGGAACAAAATTTGACATACTTGAAACAAATGTGTAATAACTTACAAACAGAAAATGCGAGTAACAGTAGATGTGCTGGTGAAACTGACTCAGAATTAAAACTTTATGAAAATAGAATTAAATCTTTGTCTAATTCTAAAGCTAAGTTAGAAGTGGAGAAAGAAGAAATGAAAGAAAATTTGATGACTACAGAAAGACTGCTTTCAAATGCAAGACAAGAAATTGTGGAGCTAAAATTGGCATTACAAGATGCAACTTCTGAAACTAAGAGTTTGCAAGATCATGTTAATAAATTGAGTAGAAAAGAAGCAGACATTCATGAG GCTACAATGACAAGAGAACTTGAGCTGCCATTGATGTTAGAAGAGACAATACATGAAGTGAGTCATGAAGAGGATGATGACAGTTTGCGATTTCATGAGGTTCACAAGAGATTCTCTAAGTATTCTCATAGTGGAActatttaa